From the Accumulibacter sp. genome, one window contains:
- a CDS encoding hydrogenase 4 subunit F, whose product MNTLYFVLGIPLFGSLVLVFTGHREAAREINVAFSFGTFVATCLLTVEVISNGPLFAWSREFYIDPLNVFLVTLTSFVGLTTAIFSRPYMRIERDHGKMTPRRLRVYHSMYQLFSFTMLLALTTNNMGILWVAMEAATLTTVLLVSVYRSAASLEAAWKYFILCGVGIAQALFGTVLLYMAAEKVIGTEGGALLWTNLDAVKAQLDPGIITLAFAFLFIGYGTKIGLVPMHNWLPDAHAEGPTPVSAVLSGLLLNVAVYALLRCKVLTDGALASPLAGHLMMAFGLLSVVVAVFFLSRQKDVKRMFAYSSIEHMGLITFAFGMGGSIANYAGLLHMTVHSLIKSAIFFAVGHATQKAATQNMADIRGLIKVSPTVGWGMMLGSLAILGMPPFGVFASEFLILTTAMRDQPWATPFLLLALGVAFAAVFSRVQPMVFGETSVRPLAHPPALVPVFAHLGLGLMLGLYIPPYLDAWYRQAARMIGG is encoded by the coding sequence GTGAATACGCTGTACTTCGTCCTCGGCATCCCGCTCTTCGGCAGCCTGGTGCTGGTGTTCACCGGGCACCGCGAGGCGGCGCGCGAGATCAACGTCGCGTTCAGCTTCGGGACCTTTGTCGCCACCTGCCTGCTGACGGTCGAGGTGATCTCGAACGGGCCGCTGTTCGCCTGGAGCCGCGAATTCTACATCGACCCGCTGAACGTCTTTCTCGTGACCCTGACCAGCTTCGTCGGCCTTACCACTGCCATCTTCTCGCGGCCCTACATGCGCATCGAGCGCGACCACGGCAAGATGACGCCGCGGCGGCTGCGCGTGTACCACAGCATGTATCAGTTGTTCAGTTTCACGATGCTGCTGGCGCTCACCACCAACAACATGGGCATCCTGTGGGTCGCCATGGAAGCGGCGACGCTGACCACCGTCCTGTTGGTCAGCGTGTACCGGTCGGCGGCCAGCCTCGAAGCCGCGTGGAAATACTTCATCCTCTGCGGCGTCGGCATCGCCCAGGCGCTCTTCGGTACCGTGCTGCTGTACATGGCAGCCGAGAAGGTGATCGGCACCGAGGGCGGTGCTTTGTTGTGGACCAATCTCGACGCGGTCAAGGCGCAGCTCGATCCGGGCATCATTACCCTGGCCTTCGCTTTCCTGTTCATCGGCTATGGCACCAAGATCGGCCTGGTACCGATGCACAACTGGCTGCCGGATGCGCACGCGGAAGGGCCGACGCCCGTATCGGCGGTACTCTCGGGGCTGCTGCTGAATGTCGCCGTCTATGCCCTGCTGCGCTGCAAGGTGCTGACCGACGGGGCTCTGGCGAGCCCGCTGGCCGGTCACCTGATGATGGCCTTCGGCCTGCTGTCGGTGGTCGTGGCGGTGTTCTTCCTGTCGCGCCAGAAGGACGTCAAGCGCATGTTCGCGTACTCGTCGATCGAGCACATGGGCCTCATCACCTTCGCCTTCGGCATGGGCGGATCGATCGCCAACTACGCCGGTCTGCTGCACATGACCGTGCATTCGCTGATCAAGTCGGCGATCTTCTTTGCCGTCGGTCATGCGACGCAGAAGGCCGCGACACAGAACATGGCCGACATCCGCGGTCTGATCAAGGTCAGCCCAACCGTCGGCTGGGGGATGATGCTTGGCTCGCTGGCGATCCTTGGCATGCCGCCCTTCGGCGTCTTCGCCAGTGAATTCCTGATTCTCACCACCGCCATGCGCGATCAGCCGTGGGCGACGCCCTTCCTGTTGCTCGCTCTCGGCGTCGCCTTCGCCGCCGTCTTCAGCCGGGTGCAGCCAATGGTTTTCGGCGAAACCTCGGTCAGGCCGCTGGCTCATCCGCCGGCGCTGGTTCCGGTTTTCGCCCACCTCGGTCTCG